The segment CGACATTAAATCTGCTCATAAAAAAAAGTGGGAAACAACTACTATTGGTTTGCCGCAAATAGATGCAAAAGTAGATTACCAAAGCTGGTTAAAACAACAAGTTTCTTTATTGCCTGCAGAAATTTTTGGCGGTAATGAAGGCGATTTTACTGAAATTGCTTTTGGAACAAAACAAAACCTAAATGCAACCGTAACTTTAAACCAATTAATTTTTGATGGTTCTTATTTAGTAGCATTACAGTCTGCTAAAACCTATTTACAAATTTATGAACAAGCAAAAGAAAAGACAGAATTAGGAACTAGAGAAGCTGTAATTAATGCGTATGGAAATGTTTTAGTTGCAGAAAAAAGTATCGAAATTTTAAAGCAAAACAAAGCTGTTTTAGAAAAAAACTTAAACGATGCAAAGAAAATCTATGAAAATGGGTTTAATGAAGAAGAAGATGTTGAGCAACTAGAAATTACCTTAGGAAACCTTAAAAGTCAGTTAAATAACGTTATTAGAATGAAAGCAATTGCCTACAAAATGTTAAACTTAACGTTAGGTAATTCTATAAACACCCCACTAACTTTATTAGATAATTTAGATTCATTAATCATTAAAAATATTGATTTAAACTTAGCAAGTCAATCTTTTAGTATAGACAATCATATAGATTATAAGATTGCACAAAACGATAGAGAAAGTAAGCGCTTATTAATGCGTTTAGAACAAAGTAAAGCATTACCAAGTTTATCTGCTTTTGTAAATTATGGCTATACAGGTAACTCAGATTCATTTACTTTTTTTGATAATGATCAGAAATGGTTTGGTTCCTCATTATTAGGAGTTTCTTTAAACGTTCCTATTTTTAGTAGCTTTAAAAGAGAATCTAAAACAACACAAGCAAAAATAGCTTTAGAAAGTGCAGATATTAGATTAGAAGAAACCAAAGAGCGCTTAAACTTACAAGTAGCTAGCACAAAAAGTAATTATCAATTAAGTATAGAAAATTATCAAACAGCACAAAAGAATTTAGGTTTAGCTAAACGAATAGAAAAAAAGCAACAAATTAAGTTCTTCGAAGGAATTTCTTCAAGTTTTGATTTATCACAAGCACAAAATCAATTGTACACGCAGCAGCAAAATTACATTCAATCTATGTTGGAAGTAATTGCGAATAAAGCAGCGCTAGAAAACGCATTAAACATACCAATCAAATAATAAAAATCAACCTGAAATGACAAAAACATATATCACCATTTTAAGTATTATTCTTTTAGTTTCTTGCGGAAAGAAAGAAACTGTATCCATAGAAAACTTAGTATCTACAGGAACTTTAGACCAATTAACAGCTAAAAAGAAAGAAATAACAACCAATTTAGAAGCTATAAATACTGATTTAGAAGCTATAAATAATGCCATTTCTAAAAAAGACACGCTAAAAAAACTACCTTTAATAACAACTATTACTGCAAAAGAGGCCGTTTTTAATCATTATTTAGAAATTCAAGGAAATGTAAAAACAAAACAAAATATTTTAGTGTACCCAGAAATGCCAGGAATCTTAAAAAGAGTTCTTGTTAAAGAAGGAGAACGTGTTTCTAAAGGACAATTATTAGCAACTATTGACGATGGCGGATTAAGCAATCAAGTTGCTCAATTAGAAGCTACCACACAATTAGCTAAAACTACATTTGAGCGTCAAAAACGTTTATGGGAACAAAAAATTGGATCTGAAATTCAGTTTTTACAAACAAAAGCGAATTATGAAGCACAAAAAAGCACTTTAAATCAACTAAAAAGCCAACAAACTAAAGCATCAATTAGAGCACCATTTTCTGGTGTTATTGATGATGTAATGAAAGAAGCTGGAACTGTTATTGCACCTGGACAAGGATCTGAGGTTTTTAGAATTGTGAATCTTAATAATATGTATGTAGAGGCGGAAGTGCCAGAAAGATATATTGCAAGCATTACTAAAAACAAAGAAGTTAAAGTTGAATTCCCTGTTCTTGGAAGTAGTTTAAATAGTACAATAAGACAGGTTGGTAGTTTTATAAATCCAAATAATAGGTCTTTTAAAATTGAAGTTCCTGTTGCAAATAAAAGCGGAAATGTAAAACCAAATTTAACTGCAAAACTTCAAATTAATGATTACACAGACAACAAAGCTATTTTAATTCCTCAGAGCATTATTTCAGAAAATGCAAACGGAGAACAATTTGTTTATGTTATTAAAAACAAAAATGCAAAAAATGAAGCTGTTGCAGAAAGGGTAATTATTAAAACTGGTAAAACGCAAGGAAACTTTATTGAAGTTTTAGAGAATTTATCTGTTGGAAATGAGATTATTAAAGAAGGAGCTAGAAGTGTAAACAATGGGCAAACTGTAAAAGTTATCAATAAATAAAAATAGTAAGGATGACAAAACAAAAAAAACAAGTAGATAAAGAGTTTAAATTATCCTCTTGGGCAATTCATAATAAAACCACCATTTATGTAATAATGGGTGTGCTATTTTTCTATGGTATTTCTGCTTATTTAAGCATGGCCAGAGAAAATTTTCCGGAAGTAAAAGAAACTAAAATATACATTAGCACTGTTTTTCCTGGAAATACTGCTGAAGATATAGAGAAACTAATTACAGACCCTATAGAAGATAAAGTAAAAACGGTAAGTAATGTAGTAGAGGTTACCTCAACGTCTCAAGAAGATTACTCTATGGTAATTGTTGAGTTTGATGAAAACATCTCTGTAGAGCTTGCTAAACAAAAAATTAAAGACGAATTATCTACAGAAACTTCAAGCGAAGATTGGCCAACATTTAACGGTGCTAAAATAGAGCCTAATGTTTTTAATTTAAGTATGTCTGAAGAAATTGCAATCTTAAATATTAATATTTCTGGAGATTACCCTGTTTATAAACTAAAAGAATTTGGTGAATATTTACAAGATGAAATTGAAGATTTAGCAGAAATTAAGAAAGTAGATATCCGTGGAGCTCAAGAAAAAGAAGTTGAAGTTGCGGTAGACATTTACAAAATGATGGCTGCAAAAGTGAGTTTTAATGATATTACTTCTGCAATTAGTAACGGAAACGTAACCATGTCTGCAGGTAATTTTATTACAAGTGGACAAAGAAGAACGGTAAGAATTATTGGTGAAATTGAAAAACCTTCTGCTTTAGAAGATTTTGTAATTAAATCTGAATTTAATAATCCTATTTATTTAAAAGACGTAGCAACAGTTTCATTTAAAGATAAAGACAAAACAACTTTTGCAAGAGAAAAAGGAAAAGCAGTTGTAATGTTAGATGTTAAAAAGAGAGCTGGTGAAAATATGGTTGCAGCATCAGAACAAATACATTTAATTGTAGATGAGGCTATTAAGAATCACTTTCCAAAAGATTTAAAAGTTACAATTACAAATGATCAATCTTCTAAAACCATTGGTCAAGTAGATGATTTAGTAAACAACATTATTTTTGGTGTCTTCTTAGTAGTAACTGTTTTGATGTTTTTCTTAGGATTTAAAAATGCAGTCTTTGTTGGGTTTGCAATTCCGATGTCTATGTTTATGTCTTTAATGATTTTAAACTTATTAGGCTACACCATGAATACCATGATTCTTTTTGGATTAATTATGGGGTTAGGAATGCTGGTAGATAATGGAATTGTAGTCGTCGAAAACGTGTATCGTTTAATGGATGAAGAAGGAATGAGCAGAATTGAAGCTGCAAAAAAAGGAATTAGCGAAATTGCGTTTCCGATTATCATCTCTACTGCAACCACTGTAGCTGCATTTATTCCTTTAGGTCTTTGGCCTGGAGTAATGGGCGATTTTATGGTATTATTACCTATTACTTTATCTACCGTTTTAGGTTCTTCTTTATTAGTTGCAATTTTCTTTAACTCCGTATTGGTTTCTCAATTTATGAGTGTAGAAGATGTTGATATGCCAATCAAAAAAATTATTATTATCACAAGTGTAATGACTGCTTTAGGAATTATTGTTTTACTAACAGGAGGTGCATATAGCGCTCTTGGAACTTTAATGATTTTTACTGCAATTATGTTGTGGATTTATAGATTGTTTTTAAGAGGTTGGGCAAATAGTTTTCAAAACAAAGTATTACCAAAATTAGAAAGCTGGTACGAAAATCGTTTACGAAGTGCTTTAACAGGTAAAAGACCTTATGCATTAGTTGTACTGACTTTTGTATTATTAATAGCTTCATTTATTGCTTTTGGTTGGTCTTTAGGAACACAAAGAACTAAGGTAGAATTCTTCCCAGATAACAAACCAAATCAGATAATTGTTTATATAGAATACCCAGAAGGAACAGATATTCAGAAAACAAATTCAATTACAAAGTTAATTGAAGAAAGAGTAGCTGACGTTTTATATGGTGATGAATATATGGATGGAGACCGCAACTTTATGGTAGAAAGTTTAGTTTCTCAAGTTGGTGAAGGAGCAGGAAACCCACAAACAGATGGTGGTTCTGCAGCAGAAATACCTCATAAAGGTAAGGTTACTGCCTCTATGAGAGAATACAAATATAG is part of the Polaribacter sp. SA4-10 genome and harbors:
- a CDS encoding TolC family protein; protein product: MKKIIYTFLVFLIVSSIQAQETALKLSLDEAVNYALKNSYNNKVADNDIKSAHKKKWETTTIGLPQIDAKVDYQSWLKQQVSLLPAEIFGGNEGDFTEIAFGTKQNLNATVTLNQLIFDGSYLVALQSAKTYLQIYEQAKEKTELGTREAVINAYGNVLVAEKSIEILKQNKAVLEKNLNDAKKIYENGFNEEEDVEQLEITLGNLKSQLNNVIRMKAIAYKMLNLTLGNSINTPLTLLDNLDSLIIKNIDLNLASQSFSIDNHIDYKIAQNDRESKRLLMRLEQSKALPSLSAFVNYGYTGNSDSFTFFDNDQKWFGSSLLGVSLNVPIFSSFKRESKTTQAKIALESADIRLEETKERLNLQVASTKSNYQLSIENYQTAQKNLGLAKRIEKKQQIKFFEGISSSFDLSQAQNQLYTQQQNYIQSMLEVIANKAALENALNIPIK
- a CDS encoding efflux RND transporter periplasmic adaptor subunit — its product is MTKTYITILSIILLVSCGKKETVSIENLVSTGTLDQLTAKKKEITTNLEAINTDLEAINNAISKKDTLKKLPLITTITAKEAVFNHYLEIQGNVKTKQNILVYPEMPGILKRVLVKEGERVSKGQLLATIDDGGLSNQVAQLEATTQLAKTTFERQKRLWEQKIGSEIQFLQTKANYEAQKSTLNQLKSQQTKASIRAPFSGVIDDVMKEAGTVIAPGQGSEVFRIVNLNNMYVEAEVPERYIASITKNKEVKVEFPVLGSSLNSTIRQVGSFINPNNRSFKIEVPVANKSGNVKPNLTAKLQINDYTDNKAILIPQSIISENANGEQFVYVIKNKNAKNEAVAERVIIKTGKTQGNFIEVLENLSVGNEIIKEGARSVNNGQTVKVINK
- a CDS encoding efflux RND transporter permease subunit; the encoded protein is MTKQKKQVDKEFKLSSWAIHNKTTIYVIMGVLFFYGISAYLSMARENFPEVKETKIYISTVFPGNTAEDIEKLITDPIEDKVKTVSNVVEVTSTSQEDYSMVIVEFDENISVELAKQKIKDELSTETSSEDWPTFNGAKIEPNVFNLSMSEEIAILNINISGDYPVYKLKEFGEYLQDEIEDLAEIKKVDIRGAQEKEVEVAVDIYKMMAAKVSFNDITSAISNGNVTMSAGNFITSGQRRTVRIIGEIEKPSALEDFVIKSEFNNPIYLKDVATVSFKDKDKTTFAREKGKAVVMLDVKKRAGENMVAASEQIHLIVDEAIKNHFPKDLKVTITNDQSSKTIGQVDDLVNNIIFGVFLVVTVLMFFLGFKNAVFVGFAIPMSMFMSLMILNLLGYTMNTMILFGLIMGLGMLVDNGIVVVENVYRLMDEEGMSRIEAAKKGISEIAFPIIISTATTVAAFIPLGLWPGVMGDFMVLLPITLSTVLGSSLLVAIFFNSVLVSQFMSVEDVDMPIKKIIIITSVMTALGIIVLLTGGAYSALGTLMIFTAIMLWIYRLFLRGWANSFQNKVLPKLESWYENRLRSALTGKRPYALVVLTFVLLIASFIAFGWSLGTQRTKVEFFPDNKPNQIIVYIEYPEGTDIQKTNSITKLIEERVADVLYGDEYMDGDRNFMVESLVSQVGEGAGNPQTDGGSAAEIPHKGKVTASMREYKYRKGLDSELMRQKVQTALVGIYPGVLISVEKDANGPPVGAPINIEIEGEDYAELIATAQRMRDFINTKSISGIDELKIDVNRDKPGMEVLVDRKKAGELGVSTGQVGQQLRASIFGNKAGVYKEDGEDYDIYVRFNKENRYNKSALFNQNIIFRDMASGKVKEIPVSTVATQKNNSGFSAIKHKDIRRVVTVYSALAPGETDAGAVVSKIQNEMKSFKDLPKGIKIDYTGQIEEQNKQMLFLVGAFFTGLALIFFILIFQFNSISKPGIIMIAIFLSFIGVFGGIVISGSSFVIMMTMMGIISLAGIVVNNGVVLLDYTQLLIDRKKAELDLEEDDYLDKETLFEMIVRAGRARLRPVLLTAITTILGLIPLAIGLNINFFTLFSEFDANIYFGGDNVVFWGPLAWTVIYGLIVATFLTLILVPILFYLITLFKMWIKSKTSSKEIITH